The DNA region TGTACCGGCCATCAGTTTCAAGACCAATGCCGCCAGATAGAACTTGGCGAGATTGGCTGGCGATGACTTTGCAACAGCCTTCCATGCTTCACCATAAGCAGTACTTGCAGCGAGTGAGAATATCGCACTCACTACCAGCGGGTTAACAACCTGGGCTATCATATCATCGCATTGAGCAGACAATCTGCAGGCAAAGAGCACGGCAAGAGCCACTGCTGCTGTAAGCCACAAAGAAATCTGCTTATACCTGATACTCGCCTGTCTGATAGTCTGCAAGCGCAACTTTTCGTCTTTTTCCATTATCTAATAATTAATCACTAAAAATTAATCACTTATCTAAACTTCTACGCAAAGGCTTACTTCGTTTTTCTTACATTCCACGAATCCGCCCTTGATGTTCATTACCTGCTTGCCTTCCTTGGTAGTGTATTCCACCTTGCCCACTTCGAGCGAAGAGATGATAGGCGCGTGATCCTTGAGAATCTCGAACGAGCCGAGGGTTCCCGGAACCAGTACGCTCTCTACCTCACCCTGGAAGACTACTTTCTCAGGAGATACTATCTTTAGCTGTAACATAAGCCGTGGATTTAAAGATTACGCCTGTGCTGCTGCGAGCAACTGCTTAGCCTTCTCCTTGGCATCCTCGATAGTACCTACGTTGAGGAATGCCTGCTCTGGCAGGTCATCTACCTCACCGTCGAGGATGGCGTTGAAGCCCTTGATAGTCTCTTCGATAGGAACCATCACACCCTTCAAACCGGTAAACTGCTCTGCTACGGTGAATGGCTGGCTCAGGAAACGCTGTACACGGCGTGCACGGTTCACGGTCAACTTATCCTCATCAGAGAGCTCATCCATACCGAGGATGGCGATGATATCCTGCAACTCGTTATAACGCTGCAACAACTGCTTTACTCGCTGTGCACAATCGTAGTGCGCCTTGCCCACAATCAGCGGGTCGAGGATACGAGAGGTAGAACCCAGCGGGTCTACGGCAGGATAGATACCGAGAGATGCAATCTTACGGGAAAGCTCAGTGGTAGCATCCAGGTGAGTAAAGGTGGTAGCTGGAGCAGGGTCGGTCAAGTCATCGGCAGGCACATAAACGGCCTGTACAGAGGTAATGGAACCATTCTTGGTAGAAGTGATTCGCTCCTGCATGGCACCCATCTCAGAAGCCAGCGTTGGCTGATAACCTACGGCTGATGGCATACGACCCAACAGCGCAGACACCTCAGAACCAGCCTGGGTGAAACGGAAGATGTTATCAATGAAGAACATGATATCCGCTGCCTCACCATTCTTACCTCCGTGATCACGGAACTCCTCAGCTACGGTCAAACCAGAGAGAGCTACAGAAGCACGTGCCCCAGGTGGCTCATTCATCTGACCATATACCAGGGTAGCCTGACTCTTGGCAAGTTCCTCAGGATCGACAAGTGAGAGATCCCACTTACCTTC from Segatella copri includes:
- the atpC gene encoding ATP synthase F1 subunit epsilon: MLQLKIVSPEKVVFQGEVESVLVPGTLGSFEILKDHAPIISSLEVGKVEYTTKEGKQVMNIKGGFVECKKNEVSLCVEV
- the atpD gene encoding F0F1 ATP synthase subunit beta — its product is MSQINGRISQIIGPVIDVYFDTKGENPEKVLPKIYEALKVKRPDGRELVIEVQQHIGEDTVRCVAMDNTDGLQRGLEVISTGNPIQMPAGEQIKGRMMNVIGQPIDGMNELDMKGAYPIHREAPKFDELSTHKEMLATGIKVIDLLEPYMKGGKIGLFGGAGVGKTVLIMELINNIAKGHNGYSVFAGVGERTREGNDLIRDMLESGVIKYGEKFRKAMEEGKWDLSLVDPEELAKSQATLVYGQMNEPPGARASVALSGLTVAEEFRDHGGKNGEAADIMFFIDNIFRFTQAGSEVSALLGRMPSAVGYQPTLASEMGAMQERITSTKNGSITSVQAVYVPADDLTDPAPATTFTHLDATTELSRKIASLGIYPAVDPLGSTSRILDPLIVGKAHYDCAQRVKQLLQRYNELQDIIAILGMDELSDEDKLTVNRARRVQRFLSQPFTVAEQFTGLKGVMVPIEETIKGFNAILDGEVDDLPEQAFLNVGTIEDAKEKAKQLLAAAQA